In a genomic window of Streptomyces pristinaespiralis:
- a CDS encoding extracellular solute-binding protein, protein MRSARFRRSRRAGAVTLVSALTLTALAACGTSSSSDDSGGSGSGGNSDPAAPLDPKTKLTLTIDCMPPAAKAAELEQWKEDVAEFNKTYPNITIEGRSTPGQCLEPPRFTAMLKAKSQPDVFYTYFTDLPQVLDNDGAEDITAYVTDKTVPLLKNIDPGVLNSLKHEGKLYGLPTSNYTMGLLVNRKLFRQAGLDPDNPPRTWADVRTAAKKIAGLGKGIAGFGEYSAGNTGGWHFTAQMYSLGGDVVDASGKKAAFDNDIGKQVAENLHAMRWQDRSMGQTQLLKWGDLQKQIASDKLGMFLAAPDDITYMVQQLGAAYENFGMGPIPGERSTLAGGNNYMIKKGISADKIKAAVAWLNFKNLTVGKGQFDWARSKADKLPVGLPQPNFWLNGSKSKDDAARAQHATMPVANFKTYLDNPVPGKAEPPKAQEIYKVLDNVMSGILTNEDADIDKLLATAASQVDQVLATG, encoded by the coding sequence ATGAGAAGTGCTCGGTTCCGTCGTTCTCGCCGCGCCGGCGCGGTCACCCTCGTCTCCGCGCTCACGCTCACCGCGCTCGCCGCCTGCGGTACGAGCAGCAGCAGCGACGACAGCGGCGGATCCGGCAGCGGCGGCAACTCCGACCCCGCCGCTCCGCTCGACCCGAAGACGAAGCTGACCCTCACGATCGACTGCATGCCGCCGGCAGCCAAGGCCGCCGAGCTCGAACAGTGGAAGGAAGACGTCGCCGAGTTCAACAAGACGTACCCGAACATCACGATCGAGGGCCGCTCCACGCCCGGTCAGTGCCTCGAACCGCCGCGCTTCACCGCCATGCTCAAGGCGAAGTCCCAGCCGGACGTCTTCTACACCTACTTCACCGACCTGCCGCAGGTGCTGGACAACGACGGCGCCGAGGACATCACCGCGTACGTCACCGACAAGACCGTCCCGCTGCTGAAGAACATCGACCCGGGCGTGCTGAACTCCCTCAAGCACGAAGGCAAGCTGTACGGCCTGCCCACCAGCAACTACACGATGGGTCTGCTCGTCAACCGCAAGCTCTTCCGGCAGGCAGGGCTCGACCCGGACAACCCGCCCCGCACCTGGGCCGACGTCCGAACCGCCGCCAAGAAGATCGCGGGACTGGGCAAGGGCATCGCCGGCTTCGGCGAGTACAGCGCGGGGAACACCGGCGGCTGGCACTTCACCGCCCAGATGTACAGCCTCGGCGGCGACGTCGTCGACGCGAGCGGCAAGAAGGCCGCGTTCGACAACGACATCGGCAAGCAGGTCGCGGAGAACCTCCACGCCATGCGCTGGCAGGACAGGAGCATGGGGCAGACCCAGCTGCTGAAGTGGGGCGACCTCCAGAAGCAGATCGCCTCCGACAAGCTCGGGATGTTCCTGGCCGCCCCCGACGACATCACCTACATGGTTCAGCAACTCGGCGCGGCGTACGAGAACTTCGGCATGGGACCGATACCCGGTGAGCGCAGCACACTGGCCGGCGGCAACAACTACATGATCAAGAAGGGGATCTCCGCCGACAAGATCAAGGCCGCCGTCGCCTGGCTCAACTTCAAGAACCTCACGGTCGGCAAGGGCCAGTTCGACTGGGCCCGCAGCAAGGCGGACAAGCTGCCGGTCGGACTCCCGCAGCCCAACTTCTGGCTCAACGGGTCCAAGAGCAAGGACGACGCGGCCCGCGCGCAGCACGCCACGATGCCCGTCGCCAACTTCAAGACGTATCTGGACAACCCGGTCCCGGGCAAGGCCGAACCGCCCAAGGCCCAGGAGATCTACAAGGTCCTCGACAACGTGATGTCCGGCATCCTCACCAACGAGGACGCCGACATCGACAAGCTCCTCGCCACCGCGGCGTCACAGGTCGACCAGGTGCTCGCCACCGGGTGA
- a CDS encoding GH1 family beta-glucosidase — translation MSVTEFTDLAALPQDFAWGTATSAYQIEGAVAEDGRSPSIWDTFSHTPGKIAGDDHGDVACDHYHRWREDIALMKQLGTNAYRLSVAWPRVVPGGDGAVNAKGLDFYDQLVDGLLDAGITPSVTVYHWDLPQALQDRGGWPERDTAHHLAAYASAVAERLGDRVKHWATLNEPLCSAWIGHLEGRMAPGATDLTAAVRASYHLLLGHGLAAAAIRAAAPDAQVGIVNNLSTVAPASDRDEDVAAARRMDGHTNRWWLDPVHGRGFPADMLEVYGVELPERPGDMETIAAPLDWLGLNYYFPAVVTDDPTGPAPFARQIERPGVPRTGMDWEIDANGIEALLLRLTDEYGARRLYVTENGSAYPDVVRADGSIDDRERARYLEEHLAACARAARKGAPLAGYFAWSLLDNFEWAYGYDKRFGLVHVDYATQRRTIKGSGHRYRDIIRAHGERGATGNAA, via the coding sequence ATGTCCGTGACCGAGTTCACCGACCTCGCCGCCCTTCCGCAGGACTTCGCCTGGGGGACCGCCACCTCCGCCTACCAGATCGAGGGCGCGGTCGCCGAGGACGGCAGGTCGCCGTCCATCTGGGACACGTTCTCGCACACCCCCGGCAAGATCGCGGGCGACGACCACGGCGATGTCGCCTGCGACCACTACCACCGCTGGCGCGAGGACATCGCGCTGATGAAGCAGCTGGGCACCAACGCCTACCGCCTCTCCGTCGCCTGGCCCCGCGTCGTGCCGGGCGGTGACGGCGCGGTCAACGCCAAGGGCCTCGACTTCTACGACCAGCTCGTGGACGGGCTGCTCGACGCGGGCATCACCCCCTCCGTCACGGTCTACCACTGGGACCTGCCGCAGGCCCTGCAGGACCGGGGCGGCTGGCCGGAACGGGACACCGCCCACCACCTCGCGGCGTACGCCTCCGCCGTCGCCGAGCGGCTCGGCGACCGCGTCAAGCACTGGGCCACCCTCAACGAACCGCTGTGCTCCGCGTGGATCGGGCACCTGGAGGGCCGGATGGCCCCGGGAGCGACCGACCTGACCGCCGCCGTCCGCGCCTCCTACCACCTGCTGCTCGGCCACGGCCTGGCCGCCGCGGCGATCCGCGCCGCCGCTCCGGACGCGCAGGTGGGGATCGTCAACAACCTGTCGACGGTGGCCCCGGCGAGCGACCGTGACGAGGACGTCGCCGCGGCACGGCGGATGGACGGCCACACCAACCGGTGGTGGCTCGACCCCGTCCACGGCCGCGGCTTCCCCGCCGACATGCTCGAGGTGTACGGCGTCGAACTGCCCGAGCGGCCGGGCGACATGGAGACCATCGCCGCGCCGCTGGACTGGCTGGGGCTGAACTACTACTTCCCCGCGGTCGTCACCGACGATCCCACCGGTCCGGCGCCCTTCGCCCGCCAGATCGAACGGCCCGGCGTGCCGCGCACCGGCATGGACTGGGAGATCGACGCGAACGGCATCGAGGCGCTGCTGCTGCGGCTCACCGACGAGTACGGCGCGCGCAGGCTCTACGTCACGGAGAACGGCTCCGCCTACCCGGACGTCGTCCGCGCCGACGGCAGCATCGACGACCGGGAGCGTGCCCGGTACCTGGAGGAGCACCTGGCCGCCTGTGCGCGCGCCGCACGCAAGGGCGCACCGCTGGCCGGCTACTTCGCCTGGTCCCTGCTGGACAACTTCGAGTGGGCGTACGGCTACGACAAGCGCTTCGGCCTCGTCCATGTCGACTACGCCACGCAGCGCCGCACGATCAAGGGCAGCGGCCACCGCTACCGGGACATCATCCGCGCGCACGGCGAGAGGGGCGCCACCGGTAACGCGGCCTGA
- a CDS encoding carbohydrate ABC transporter permease has translation MTTRTLISPAQLARPRGKVLYWVTFALVVVLFTLVFLGPLYWMVSGGLKTTQEVVQTPPTLVPGSLHAENYSRAWEVMDLARLLFNTLYYAFGALAFQLVLDVAAAYSLSRLRPVFGKAILGMMLATLMIPATVLVVPQYLTVLDVPVFERNLLNSPWAIWLPSVTNAFNIFLLKRFFDSIPKELLDAASMDGASPMRTLRSIVLPISRPILGVVSIFAVVGVWKDFLWPMLTLPDPGKQTLNVGIYSLSTGVPENILIAALTIASVPTLLIFLLFQRNIMSGLTAGGLKG, from the coding sequence ATGACCACACGCACCCTCATCTCGCCGGCCCAGCTGGCCCGGCCCCGCGGCAAGGTCCTCTACTGGGTCACCTTCGCCCTGGTCGTCGTCCTGTTCACGCTGGTCTTCCTGGGCCCGCTGTACTGGATGGTCTCCGGCGGACTCAAGACCACACAGGAAGTCGTCCAGACCCCGCCGACCCTGGTGCCGGGCTCCCTGCACGCCGAGAACTACTCGCGGGCCTGGGAGGTGATGGACCTGGCCAGGCTGCTGTTCAACACCCTCTACTACGCCTTCGGGGCCCTCGCCTTCCAGCTGGTCCTCGACGTGGCCGCGGCCTACTCGCTGTCCCGGCTCAGGCCGGTCTTCGGCAAGGCGATCCTCGGCATGATGCTCGCCACGCTCATGATCCCGGCGACCGTGCTCGTCGTGCCCCAGTACCTGACCGTGCTCGACGTGCCGGTCTTCGAACGCAACCTGCTCAACTCGCCCTGGGCGATCTGGCTGCCGTCCGTCACCAACGCCTTCAACATCTTCCTGCTCAAGCGCTTCTTCGACTCCATCCCGAAGGAGCTGCTCGACGCGGCCTCCATGGACGGAGCCTCCCCGATGCGCACGCTCCGGTCGATCGTGCTGCCCATCTCCCGGCCCATTCTGGGTGTCGTGTCCATCTTCGCGGTGGTCGGCGTCTGGAAGGACTTCCTCTGGCCGATGCTCACCCTGCCCGACCCGGGCAAGCAGACCCTGAACGTCGGCATCTACTCACTGTCCACCGGTGTGCCCGAGAACATCCTGATAGCGGCGCTCACCATCGCCTCCGTACCGACGCTGCTCATCTTCCTCCTCTTCCAGCGCAACATCATGAGCGGTCTCACCGCGGGCGGCCTCAAGGGCTGA
- a CDS encoding CARDB domain-containing protein — translation MLTAGLVAAGLLPVGTAHAADPGPNLALGRTATAGGSHGSYPAANTTDGSQHSYWEGPAGSFPQWVQVDLGSRTDVDRVVLKLPSTWEARTETLSIQGSGDGSAFSALSASAARSFSPSQTNTVGIDVTADDIRYVRVHVTANTGWNAAQLSEIEVYGESGDTGNPPADGADLARGKPIEASSTTQTYVAGNANDGSLKTYWEAGGHPATLTVKLGANADIGAVVVKLDPDPLWGARTQSIQVLGREQSASGFTSLRDRADHRFDPSTNQNTVTIPVSGRYADVQLKFFGNTGAPGGQVAEFQVIGTAAPNPDLTLTELTWAPAAPSERDAVTVNATVRNAGTAPAGATTLDVSLEGVVAGSAPVGALAAGATATVAVDVGRRPMGRYTVTAVVDPTDTIVEADDTNNSRTAASQLVVGQSPGPDLEVRGITTSPANPAVGAPVSFTVAVHNRGTTAVNAGTVTRLVAGSTTLSGTTGQVPAGGTVQVPIGGSWTATSGGATLTATADATGLVAETDENNNVFARSVVVGRGAAVPYTEYEAEDARYEGTLLTADRKRTFGHTNFATESSGRKSVRLSSTGQFVEFTSTNASNSIVVRNSVPDAPGGGGADATISLYADNTFVRKLTLSSRHSWLYGNTDSPEGLTNTPQTDARRLFDESHALLSQTYPAGTKFRLQRDAGDSAAFYIIDLIDLEQVAPPASRPAECTSITSYGAVPNDGIDDTDAIQRAVTADQKGDIGCVWIPAGQWRQEQKILTDDPLDRGTHNQVGIRDVTVRGAGMWHSQLHTLTPPHEAGGINHPHEGNFGFDIDDNTKISDIAIFGSGTIRGGDGNAEGGVGLNGRFGKNTKISNVWIEHANVGVWVGRDYSNIPELWGPGDGLEFSGMRIRNTYADGINFANGTRNSTVFNSSFRNTGDDALAVWASRYVKDPATDIGHDNHFRNNTVQLPWRANGIAIYGGYGNTIENNLISDTMNYPGIMLATDHDPLPFSGQTLIAGNALHRTGGAFWGEAQEFGAITLFAAGQDIPGVTIRDTEIRDSTYDGIQVKSGGGAVPGVQIRNVHIDRSNNGSGILAHGGARGSATLTDVTITNSAEGDVLIEPGSQFVINGAPAGASVRRTR, via the coding sequence ATGCTCACAGCCGGCCTGGTCGCCGCCGGGCTGCTGCCCGTCGGCACTGCTCACGCGGCTGATCCGGGCCCCAACCTCGCCCTCGGCAGGACCGCCACCGCGGGCGGCTCCCACGGGTCCTACCCCGCCGCCAACACCACGGACGGCAGCCAGCATTCGTACTGGGAGGGTCCGGCGGGCAGCTTCCCGCAGTGGGTCCAGGTCGACCTCGGCAGCCGGACGGACGTGGACCGGGTGGTGCTGAAGCTGCCCTCCACCTGGGAGGCCCGCACCGAGACGCTCAGCATCCAGGGCAGCGGCGACGGCAGCGCCTTCAGTGCTCTCTCCGCCTCCGCGGCCCGGTCGTTCAGCCCGTCGCAGACGAACACCGTGGGCATCGACGTCACCGCCGACGACATCCGCTACGTCCGTGTGCACGTCACCGCCAACACCGGCTGGAACGCCGCGCAGCTCTCCGAGATCGAGGTCTACGGGGAGAGCGGGGACACCGGCAACCCGCCCGCGGACGGTGCCGACCTGGCCCGCGGCAAACCCATCGAGGCGTCCTCGACGACCCAGACGTATGTCGCGGGCAACGCCAACGACGGCAGTCTCAAGACCTACTGGGAAGCCGGCGGTCATCCGGCCACGCTGACGGTGAAGCTCGGCGCCAACGCGGACATCGGGGCCGTCGTCGTCAAGCTCGACCCTGATCCCCTATGGGGAGCCCGGACCCAGAGCATCCAGGTGCTCGGGCGTGAGCAGTCCGCGAGCGGCTTCACCTCGCTGAGGGACCGCGCCGACCACCGCTTCGACCCGTCCACGAACCAGAACACGGTGACCATTCCGGTCAGTGGCCGCTATGCCGACGTGCAGCTGAAGTTCTTCGGCAACACCGGCGCCCCCGGCGGGCAGGTGGCCGAGTTCCAGGTCATCGGCACCGCGGCACCCAACCCCGACCTCACGCTCACCGAGCTGACATGGGCACCGGCCGCCCCCTCGGAGAGGGACGCCGTGACCGTGAACGCCACGGTACGCAACGCCGGTACGGCGCCCGCCGGCGCGACCACGCTCGACGTCAGCCTGGAAGGCGTCGTCGCGGGCAGCGCCCCGGTGGGCGCCCTCGCCGCGGGCGCCACGGCCACCGTCGCGGTCGACGTCGGCCGACGCCCCATGGGCAGGTACACCGTCACGGCCGTGGTCGACCCGACCGACACGATCGTCGAGGCCGACGACACCAACAACAGCCGCACGGCCGCCTCCCAGCTGGTCGTCGGCCAGAGCCCCGGACCCGATCTGGAGGTCCGTGGCATCACCACCAGCCCGGCGAACCCCGCCGTCGGAGCCCCGGTGAGCTTCACCGTGGCGGTGCACAACCGCGGCACGACCGCCGTGAACGCCGGCACCGTCACCCGGCTCGTCGCGGGCAGCACCACGCTGAGCGGCACGACCGGCCAGGTCCCCGCCGGCGGGACGGTCCAGGTACCCATCGGCGGCAGCTGGACCGCCACCAGCGGCGGCGCGACCCTCACCGCCACCGCCGACGCGACGGGCCTGGTCGCCGAGACCGACGAGAACAACAACGTCTTCGCGCGCTCCGTGGTCGTCGGACGCGGCGCGGCCGTGCCGTACACCGAGTACGAGGCGGAGGACGCCCGTTACGAGGGCACCCTGCTCACCGCCGACCGGAAGCGCACGTTCGGACACACCAACTTCGCCACCGAGTCCTCCGGCCGCAAGTCGGTGCGGCTGAGCTCCACGGGCCAGTTCGTCGAGTTCACCTCCACCAACGCGTCCAACTCGATCGTCGTGCGCAACTCCGTCCCCGACGCCCCGGGCGGCGGAGGCGCGGACGCCACCATCAGTCTCTACGCCGACAACACCTTCGTACGGAAGCTGACCCTCTCCTCCAGACACAGCTGGCTGTACGGCAACACCGACAGCCCCGAAGGGCTGACGAACACCCCGCAGACCGATGCCAGGCGGCTGTTCGACGAGTCCCACGCACTGCTGTCGCAGACCTATCCGGCCGGTACGAAGTTCCGGTTGCAGCGCGACGCGGGCGACTCCGCGGCCTTCTACATCATCGACCTGATCGACCTGGAGCAGGTGGCCCCACCGGCGAGCCGGCCGGCCGAGTGCACCTCGATCACCTCGTACGGAGCGGTGCCCAACGACGGGATCGACGACACGGACGCCATCCAGCGCGCTGTGACCGCCGACCAGAAGGGTGACATCGGCTGCGTGTGGATCCCGGCGGGGCAGTGGCGCCAGGAGCAGAAGATCCTCACCGACGACCCGCTCGACCGGGGCACCCACAACCAGGTCGGCATCAGGGACGTCACCGTCCGCGGCGCGGGCATGTGGCACTCCCAGCTCCACACGCTGACCCCGCCGCACGAGGCGGGCGGCATCAACCACCCCCACGAGGGCAACTTCGGCTTCGACATCGACGACAACACCAAGATCTCCGACATCGCGATCTTCGGCTCCGGCACCATCCGCGGCGGGGACGGCAACGCGGAGGGCGGTGTCGGTCTCAACGGCCGGTTCGGCAAGAACACCAAGATCTCCAACGTGTGGATCGAACACGCCAACGTCGGCGTCTGGGTGGGCCGCGACTACTCCAACATCCCCGAGCTGTGGGGCCCGGGCGACGGACTCGAGTTCAGCGGGATGCGCATCAGGAACACGTACGCCGACGGCATCAACTTCGCCAACGGCACCCGCAACTCGACGGTGTTCAACTCCTCGTTCCGCAACACCGGTGACGACGCCCTCGCCGTGTGGGCCAGCCGGTACGTCAAGGATCCCGCCACCGACATCGGCCACGACAACCACTTCCGCAACAACACCGTCCAGCTTCCGTGGCGGGCCAACGGCATCGCGATCTACGGCGGCTACGGAAACACCATCGAGAACAACCTGATCTCCGACACGATGAACTACCCCGGCATCATGCTGGCGACCGACCACGATCCGCTGCCCTTCTCGGGACAGACCCTGATCGCCGGCAACGCGCTGCACCGCACCGGCGGCGCCTTCTGGGGCGAGGCACAGGAGTTCGGCGCCATCACGCTCTTCGCGGCGGGACAGGACATCCCCGGTGTCACCATCCGGGACACCGAGATCCGCGACTCCACCTACGACGGCATCCAGGTCAAGTCGGGCGGGGGCGCCGTTCCCGGCGTGCAGATCCGAAACGTCCACATCGACAGGTCCAACAACGGCTCCGGCATCCTGGCGCACGGTGGCGCCCGGGGCAGCGCGACCCTGACGGACGTGACCATCACGAACTCGGCCGAGGGCGATGTGCTGATCGAACCGGGCTCACAGTTCGTGATCAACGGTGCGCCCGCGGGGGCGTCGGTGAGGAGGACACGTTGA
- a CDS encoding SRPBCC family protein, with protein sequence MSTVKEAVEVEVPVRTAYNQWTMFEEFPRFMEGVEEIRQIDDRHNHWTTKIGGVRREFDTEIVDQLPDERIAWRTISGDTQQKGTVRFERVDDTHTRVELVMDFEPSGPAEKVADVTGTIDRRVKADMHRFKEYIESQGGESGGWRGRIAPGDV encoded by the coding sequence ATGAGCACCGTGAAGGAAGCCGTCGAGGTCGAGGTTCCGGTGCGGACCGCGTACAACCAGTGGACCATGTTCGAGGAGTTCCCCCGCTTCATGGAGGGTGTCGAGGAGATCCGGCAGATCGACGACCGCCACAACCACTGGACGACCAAGATCGGCGGCGTGCGTCGCGAGTTCGACACGGAGATCGTCGACCAGCTCCCGGACGAGCGGATCGCCTGGCGGACCATCAGTGGCGACACACAGCAGAAGGGCACAGTCCGCTTCGAGCGTGTGGATGACACGCACACCCGGGTGGAGCTGGTCATGGACTTCGAACCGTCCGGTCCGGCGGAGAAGGTCGCCGATGTCACCGGCACCATCGACCGGCGCGTCAAGGCGGACATGCACAGGTTCAAGGAGTACATCGAGAGCCAGGGCGGGGAGTCCGGCGGCTGGCGCGGCCGGATCGCACCGGGCGACGTGTGA
- a CDS encoding nucleotidyltransferase domain-containing protein, protein MSGPEQPGRPSPRRIAEVDAFVQRIARWAADRADIVGLLLVGSFARDTAGPDSDVDIVLLTTDEPRYLDGAWAVDLRLGRLVRTRSWGPITELRYATASGLEVEMGIGSPGWAATDPVDPGTHRVVTDGARVLHDPAGMLAELLAACHAEGRRRT, encoded by the coding sequence GTGAGCGGTCCGGAGCAGCCGGGCCGGCCGTCGCCGCGGCGCATCGCCGAGGTCGACGCGTTCGTCCAGCGCATCGCACGCTGGGCGGCGGACCGCGCGGACATCGTCGGCCTGCTGCTGGTCGGTTCGTTCGCCCGCGACACCGCGGGGCCCGATTCCGACGTCGACATCGTTCTGCTCACCACGGACGAGCCCCGGTATCTCGACGGCGCGTGGGCCGTCGACCTCCGCCTGGGGCGCCTGGTCCGCACCCGTTCCTGGGGACCGATCACGGAACTCCGCTACGCCACGGCCTCCGGCCTGGAGGTCGAGATGGGCATCGGGTCCCCGGGGTGGGCGGCGACGGATCCCGTCGATCCGGGAACGCACCGTGTCGTCACCGACGGCGCCCGCGTGCTGCACGACCCAGCAGGCATGCTGGCGGAGTTGCTCGCCGCTTGCCACGCCGAGGGTCGTCGGCGGACGTGA
- a CDS encoding carbohydrate ABC transporter permease: MSAPTMTTDKVAEPRRSRHRGDVPRPRGGSFAKALRRNLTAHGFLIGAVLCFSFFSWYPMVREFLLAFQKTEGGRTTWAGWSNLTTVFNDPAFWQAWRNTALFTVLALVLGFAVPFLVAVVLNEFRHAQGYLRMLVYLPVMLPPVASVLLFKYLYDPGYGLFNEILGFFGLPAQQWLQDPDTSMLSVVIAATWMNMGGATLIYLAALQGIPGELYEAAELDGAGVLRKIWHVTVPQTRLILSLMLLMQIIATMQVFVEPFLLTGGAGPEGSTTTVVYLIYQYAFNFNNYGAAAALGLVLLVLLAGFSAVYVKLSRAEDE; the protein is encoded by the coding sequence ATGTCGGCCCCCACCATGACCACGGACAAGGTGGCCGAGCCCCGCCGCTCGCGGCATCGCGGGGACGTCCCGCGGCCCCGAGGCGGAAGCTTCGCCAAGGCACTTCGCCGCAATCTCACGGCCCACGGCTTCCTGATCGGCGCCGTGCTCTGCTTCTCGTTCTTCTCCTGGTACCCGATGGTCAGGGAGTTCCTCCTCGCCTTCCAGAAGACGGAGGGCGGGCGGACCACCTGGGCCGGCTGGTCCAACCTCACCACCGTCTTCAACGACCCGGCCTTCTGGCAGGCCTGGCGCAACACCGCCCTGTTCACGGTCCTCGCGCTGGTCCTCGGCTTCGCCGTGCCGTTCCTCGTCGCGGTGGTGCTCAACGAGTTCCGCCACGCCCAGGGCTACCTGCGCATGCTGGTCTACCTGCCGGTGATGCTGCCGCCGGTCGCCTCTGTGCTGCTGTTCAAGTATCTCTACGACCCCGGCTACGGCCTCTTCAACGAGATCCTCGGATTCTTCGGCCTGCCGGCCCAGCAATGGCTCCAGGACCCCGACACCTCCATGCTCTCCGTCGTCATCGCGGCGACCTGGATGAACATGGGCGGCGCCACCCTGATCTACCTCGCGGCACTCCAGGGCATCCCGGGCGAACTCTACGAAGCGGCCGAGCTCGACGGCGCCGGCGTCCTGCGGAAGATCTGGCACGTCACCGTCCCGCAGACCCGGCTCATCCTCTCGCTGATGCTGCTCATGCAGATCATCGCGACCATGCAGGTGTTCGTGGAGCCCTTCCTGCTCACCGGCGGCGCGGGACCCGAGGGCTCGACCACCACCGTCGTGTATCTCATCTACCAGTACGCCTTCAACTTCAACAACTACGGCGCCGCGGCGGCGCTCGGCCTGGTGCTGCTCGTGCTGCTCGCCGGATTCTCGGCGGTGTACGTGAAGCTCAGCCGCGCCGAGGACGAGTAG
- a CDS encoding glycoside hydrolase family 13 protein has product MAAPHSDRTDNWWRSAAIYQVYPRSFADGDGDGTGDLAGVRARLPYLAELGVDAIWFTPWYLSPLADGGYDVADYRTIDPSFGTLAEAEKLIAEARELNIRTIVDIVPNHVSDQHAWFRAALAAGPGSPERELFHFRPGRGANGELPPNDWPSQFAGSTWTRVEDGEWYLHLFTPQQPDLNWAHPAVREEHEDVLRFWFERGVAGVRIDSAALPAKDPDLADFVEGRDPHPYIDRDELHDIYRSWRAVADEYGAVFVGEVWLPDSERFARYLRPDELHTAFNFNFLSSPWDARRLRRTIDDTLAEHAPVGAPATWVLCNHDVTRTVTRYGREDTAFDFATKAFGTPTDLGLGTRRARAAALLTLALPGAVYLYQGEELGLPEAEIPPSRIQDPMHHRSGGTDPGRDGCRVPLPWSADAPYSGFGSRTEPWLPQPEDWATYAADRQAGDPGSMLSLYREALRLRRTEPGFGDGPFSWLPVGGPSVLAFARPGGLVCVVNFAAEPVPLPPHERLLLASGPLDDGGRLPQDTAVWLRT; this is encoded by the coding sequence GTGGCAGCCCCTCATTCGGACCGCACCGACAACTGGTGGCGAAGTGCCGCCATCTATCAGGTGTACCCGCGCAGCTTCGCCGACGGCGACGGCGACGGCACCGGGGACCTCGCCGGCGTACGGGCCAGGCTGCCGTATCTGGCCGAGCTGGGCGTCGACGCGATCTGGTTCACGCCCTGGTACCTCTCGCCACTGGCCGACGGCGGCTACGACGTCGCCGACTACCGCACCATCGACCCCTCCTTCGGCACCCTGGCCGAGGCCGAGAAGCTGATCGCGGAAGCCCGCGAGCTGAACATCCGCACCATCGTCGACATCGTCCCCAACCACGTCTCCGACCAGCACGCCTGGTTCCGCGCCGCACTCGCCGCGGGACCGGGCAGCCCGGAGCGCGAGCTGTTCCACTTCCGCCCCGGGCGCGGCGCGAACGGCGAACTGCCGCCCAACGACTGGCCCTCGCAGTTCGCCGGCAGCACCTGGACCAGGGTCGAGGACGGCGAGTGGTACCTGCACCTCTTCACACCCCAGCAGCCCGACCTGAACTGGGCACACCCTGCCGTCCGCGAGGAACACGAGGACGTACTGCGCTTCTGGTTCGAGCGCGGCGTGGCGGGCGTACGGATCGACTCCGCCGCCCTGCCCGCCAAGGACCCCGACCTGGCCGACTTCGTCGAGGGCCGCGACCCGCACCCCTACATCGACCGCGACGAACTCCACGACATCTACCGCTCCTGGCGGGCCGTCGCCGACGAGTACGGCGCGGTCTTCGTCGGCGAGGTGTGGCTCCCCGACTCCGAGCGCTTCGCCCGCTACCTGCGCCCCGACGAACTGCACACCGCCTTCAACTTCAACTTCCTCAGCAGCCCCTGGGACGCACGGCGACTGCGCCGCACGATCGACGACACACTCGCCGAGCACGCGCCCGTCGGCGCCCCCGCCACCTGGGTGCTGTGCAACCACGACGTCACCCGCACCGTGACCCGCTACGGCCGCGAGGACACCGCCTTCGACTTCGCCACCAAGGCCTTCGGCACACCCACCGACCTCGGACTGGGCACCCGGCGCGCCCGCGCCGCCGCGCTGCTCACCCTCGCGCTGCCCGGCGCCGTCTACCTCTACCAGGGCGAGGAGCTCGGCCTGCCGGAGGCGGAGATCCCGCCGAGCCGCATCCAGGACCCGATGCACCACCGCTCCGGAGGGACCGACCCCGGCCGGGACGGCTGTCGGGTGCCGCTGCCGTGGAGCGCGGACGCGCCGTACAGCGGATTCGGCTCCCGGACCGAACCGTGGCTGCCGCAACCGGAGGACTGGGCCACGTACGCCGCGGACCGCCAGGCGGGCGACCCGGGGTCGATGCTCAGCCTCTACCGGGAAGCCCTGCGGCTGCGCCGCACCGAACCCGGCTTCGGGGACGGACCCTTCAGCTGGCTGCCCGTCGGCGGTCCCTCCGTGCTCGCCTTCGCCCGCCCCGGCGGACTGGTGTGCGTGGTGAACTTCGCCGCGGAGCCCGTCCCGCTCCCGCCGCACGAACGCCTGCTGCTCGCCAGCGGCCCGCTGGACGACGGCGGACGGCTGCCGCAGGACACGGCGGTGTGGCTGCGGACCTGA